Proteins encoded in a region of the Nicotiana tomentosiformis chromosome 9, ASM39032v3, whole genome shotgun sequence genome:
- the LOC138898674 gene encoding uncharacterized protein, producing MVVDALSRKSMHVLAHLVVQRKTLGREIQKLENDGIRLDETEEGRITAYALVESSLVAHVKAKKDEDPYLVKLKEGVRNNEITAFTLGSDRVLKLNDPLCVPDVDGLRKSIMKEAHNSRYSIHQDAIKIYLDLKELYW from the coding sequence ATGGTAGTAGATGCACTTAGTAGGAAGTCAATGCATGTCCTGGCCCATCTTGTAGTACAAAGGAAAACTTTGGGTCGAGAAATTCAAAAACTAGAAAATGATGGAATTAGATTGGATGAGACCGAAGAAGGACGTATAACTGCTTATGCCTTAGTGGAATCCTCTCTTGTTGCGCATGTTAAGGCTAAGAAAGATGAAGATCCGTATTTAGtaaagttaaaagaaggagtGAGAAACAATGAAATCACTGCTTTCACTTTAGGAAGTGATAGAGTTTTGAAGTTGAATGATCCGTTATGTGTGCCTGATGTAGATGGTCTTAGAAAGTCAATAATGAAAGAAGCTCACAACTCGAGGTACTCTATCCACCAAGATGCTATCAAAATATATCTGGACTTGAAAGAGTTGTATTGGTAG